The sequence GCAGGCCTTTGGGCAGATACTTTTTTAGTTCCTGTAGCATGGGCGTTTTATTGGTGGTTTTAATAAAGGATACGGGCTGTAAAATATAATGGTTGCTTAGGTAGTTTTATTTGATACAAAGGCAACCCGCAGGCGTCAACGGGCGTAATTATTATCAGAAACATTGCTGAGAGAACAGATATATGAACAAGGTCTTGCTTTTTAACCCCCGCAGTGCCAACAACAAATACCGCATACCCAATTCTATATTAAACATCGCTGCATCGGTAGATGGAAAGTATGATTGGGTGATTGTTGATGGTAACTGCGAACACGATCCTTTAGCTAAAATATTATCCTACCTTGATACGGGCGAATTCCGCTATCTCGGCTTTTCGGTAATGCCCGGACCACAGTTGCGCCAGGCTATCCCCATATCTAAAGCAATTAAAGAAAAGCATCCCAACACTACCATGGTATGGGGCGGCTATTTTCCGTCGAATCACGCTAAGGTAGTGCTCGATTCTGGTTACGTAGACTTCATTATTAATGGCCCCGGCGATAACGCGTTCCCTAACCTATTGGATGCGCTGGAGCAGTTTAAACCATACGAGTTCATCAAAAACCTGATCTACAAAGCCGATGGCAAGATCACCAAAACTATTAAAGAAGACCTGATCGACCAGGACAGCCTGCCATCTTTACCTTACGATAAGCTGAATAGTTTTTACCCGATCCCCAAGTTTTTGGGCAAAACCTATTTAGGCGAGAAAACTTTAGCTTATCACTCCAGTATCGGTTGCCCGTTCACCTGTTCTTTTTGTGCGGTAGTACCCATTTACGAAGCACGGTGGAAAGCCAAATCGGCCCAATCGGTTTATAACGATGTAAAGTATATTAAAGACAAATGGGGTGCCGATGCGATAGAGTTTCACGACAATAACTTCTTTGTATCCGAAAAGCGAGCAGTTGATTTCGCCAGATTGATCACTCCCGAAAAAATGACCTGGTGGGGCATGGCCCGTATTGATACGATGGATAAATTTAAGGATTCATCGCTGGCGGCAATTCGTGAATCGGGCTGCAAGATGATCTTTTTCGGGGCCGAAAGTGGCAACAACGCCGTGTTGGAACAAATGGATAAAGGCGGTACCCAAACGGGTGAGCAGATCATTCGTTTTGCAGAGCGAATGAAGAAATTTGATATCGTTCCCGAATATTCGTTTGTATTAGGTACCCCTGCACCAACACAAGAACAGGTTGAAGCACAGATAGATTTCGAGATCGACTTTATTAAAAAGGTGAAGCAGGTAAACCCAATGACCGAGATCATCATTTACACCTATAGCCCGGTACCAACCGAGGGTTCTACGATGTATGAAGAGGTAAAAGCCGCGGGCTTCGCCTTTCCGCAAACATTAGAGGATTGGATCAGCCCGGCGTGGGAAAGCTTCGATCTTCGCAAGAACCCGCTAACCCCATGGTTAACGCCGGAAATGATAAACAAGATCCGAAACTTTGAAACGGTGTTGAACGGATTGTATCCAACAGTTACCGATATCCGCCTGAATAGCCTGAAACGCAGGGCCATCAAACTGGTAGCCGGCTTACGCTACAAAATAGATCTGTACAAATATCCGTACGAAATAAAACTACTGCAAAAGGTATGGCGATACCGGCAACCTGAAATTCAAGGATTTTAACACCTGTTGTGATGCAGATACCCTCATTATATCACACCTGGAAGCGTTACCGCACGCTGCAAACGCATAAGATAACTGCCTTGCCTATTGTTATCCTGATGCCGCACAGTGCCTGCAATTGCCGATGCGTAATGTGCGATATATGGAAAGATAACCGCAACCTGAAGCAGTTGACTGAAGACGATATTAAGGGTCTGTTAGGATCGTTACAGGAACTGGATACGCGGCAGGTGCTCATGTCGGGCGGAGAGGCGCTGCTAAATCCCAACTTTTTTGCCCTTTGCAATATCTTAAAGAAACAGGGTATTAAGGTAACGCTGCTTTCCACTGGTTTATCCTTAGAGCGAAATACAGTAAACCTGCTGAACCTGGTTGACGATCTGATTGTATCGCTGGATGGTGATGAAGCGATGCACGACGCGATACGTGGTATACCACAAGCCTTCAGTAGGTTAAGAGGTGGGGTAATGCATCTTAAATCCATCCGGCCAAAATATCGTATTACGGCACGGACTGTTATTCACCGAATCAATTTCAGAAACTGGCTGTCGATTATCAGGGATGCCAAAGCGATGGGTTTGGATCAGATCAGTTTTTTACCTGCCGATGTAAGCAGTCATGCCTTCAACCGACAAACTGCCTGGAACGAACCAAAGCAGCATGAAGTATTGCTGAGCGAAGCGGACCTGCCCGAATTACAGGCGGTGATCAACCAATTATTAATTGAACATAAAGATGATTTCAGGAACGGTTTTATCGCCGAATCGCCACTGAAGATACAAGCCATATATGATTACTATGCAGCATATTATGAATTAAATCCGTTTCCATATAAAAAATGCAACGCGCCCTGGGTGTCAACCGTTGTGGAGGCGGATGGCAGTGTGCGGCCCTGCTTTTTTTTAGATACTATTGGCAATATCCACCAGGATAATTTAACCGATATTTTAAACAGTGAACAGGCCATTAACTTCAGGAAGGGTTTGGATATGGGTAAAAATCCCACCTGCGTTAAATGCGTCTGCTCGTTAAATCTACCGCCCCGGATGAACCCCGCGGCTAACTAACATAAATTGGAATACCGAAGCAACATATTATTCTGCCACTCGTACTTTATGCGGTTCGACCCGAAGCAATGGGCTATCGGCAAGCCGTACCCGCCTTTAGGCACCATACAGGCTGCCGCACTGATGCGGCAGCAAGGCTATGAGGTGGCGCTGTTCGATACGATGTTTTCCACAG comes from Mucilaginibacter mali and encodes:
- a CDS encoding B12-binding domain-containing radical SAM protein, which translates into the protein MNKVLLFNPRSANNKYRIPNSILNIAASVDGKYDWVIVDGNCEHDPLAKILSYLDTGEFRYLGFSVMPGPQLRQAIPISKAIKEKHPNTTMVWGGYFPSNHAKVVLDSGYVDFIINGPGDNAFPNLLDALEQFKPYEFIKNLIYKADGKITKTIKEDLIDQDSLPSLPYDKLNSFYPIPKFLGKTYLGEKTLAYHSSIGCPFTCSFCAVVPIYEARWKAKSAQSVYNDVKYIKDKWGADAIEFHDNNFFVSEKRAVDFARLITPEKMTWWGMARIDTMDKFKDSSLAAIRESGCKMIFFGAESGNNAVLEQMDKGGTQTGEQIIRFAERMKKFDIVPEYSFVLGTPAPTQEQVEAQIDFEIDFIKKVKQVNPMTEIIIYTYSPVPTEGSTMYEEVKAAGFAFPQTLEDWISPAWESFDLRKNPLTPWLTPEMINKIRNFETVLNGLYPTVTDIRLNSLKRRAIKLVAGLRYKIDLYKYPYEIKLLQKVWRYRQPEIQGF
- a CDS encoding radical SAM protein; protein product: MQIPSLYHTWKRYRTLQTHKITALPIVILMPHSACNCRCVMCDIWKDNRNLKQLTEDDIKGLLGSLQELDTRQVLMSGGEALLNPNFFALCNILKKQGIKVTLLSTGLSLERNTVNLLNLVDDLIVSLDGDEAMHDAIRGIPQAFSRLRGGVMHLKSIRPKYRITARTVIHRINFRNWLSIIRDAKAMGLDQISFLPADVSSHAFNRQTAWNEPKQHEVLLSEADLPELQAVINQLLIEHKDDFRNGFIAESPLKIQAIYDYYAAYYELNPFPYKKCNAPWVSTVVEADGSVRPCFFLDTIGNIHQDNLTDILNSEQAINFRKGLDMGKNPTCVKCVCSLNLPPRMNPAAN